ATCAATCTCCCTTGAAAATGTAAATCCTAATGAGTTTCAACAGAGATACAGCCCATCTGCATTAATCATCGGAAAATATCTTAAATCAAATTTGGGTAATACTTTCCTACTCGAATTACGTGAAGCCTTGTACTCGAATAATCCAACATCATGTGAATTTATTGAGAGTATTGTTGAACTTGCTCGTCCTCAACGGGATGGCAAATCCCTTGAATCCATAATTACCTTTAATTATGATGGATTAATTGAGGAACAACTTAAAATAAACAATATACAATATAAATCAATTTCTTCTGAAGGCATACGAATTAACCACAATGAATTACCTATATATCATGTTCATGGATTCCTTCCACGAAAAGAAGAAATACAGATAGAGGAAGAAGTTGTTTTTAGTGAAGATACATACCATAGCCAATTTATTGATCCATTTAGTTGGTCAAATTTGATACAGTTGATTAAGTTAAGTCAAAACACTTGTTTATTTCTAGGGATGAGTTTTAACGACCCAAATCTTCGACGATTATTAGATGTTGCACGACGTAAAAATCCTTCAAGAGCATTAAATCATTTTGTTATTAAAAAAATACCCAATTCATCAGATAAGAATGATACAGTTGATCAACTTGAATGTTTTTTAGAAGAACAGGATGCAAATGAATTAGGATTGAATGTAATCTGGGTGGATAGTTATTCAGATATCCCCATAATTCTAAATCGAATTCGAAATAAAAATTAGTTGCATAACATTTTTAAATAATAATTTAGGCTCAATCATTTTTTGATTACCCTAAAATGTATAATTTCGCTAACCAGGTCATTTTCCCATCATCCGCAGATCGTTACAGAGAAATTGAATTTTATGAAAAGCTTAAATATAAATCTT
The Methanospirillum lacunae genome window above contains:
- a CDS encoding TIR domain-containing protein → MIIYLSYSSKDQEIAQKITTKLEAAGHQIWKDKYFKKGDNFIQQIIDVLNDINIFIVIISESSLKSEWVMQELSSIALVDLSSKISRILPILVENCSLPQYLWNYKSFDLTTNFDLGMQEIIKELADKPSTEILTKSTKKRSYDSEITSLSESLRAGRLTLICGAGVSIGAGIPSWYDLLMILMESMMKKISNAQSISLENVNPNEFQQRYSPSALIIGKYLKSNLGNTFLLELREALYSNNPTSCEFIESIVELARPQRDGKSLESIITFNYDGLIEEQLKINNIQYKSISSEGIRINHNELPIYHVHGFLPRKEEIQIEEEVVFSEDTYHSQFIDPFSWSNLIQLIKLSQNTCLFLGMSFNDPNLRRLLDVARRKNPSRALNHFVIKKIPNSSDKNDTVDQLECFLEEQDANELGLNVIWVDSYSDIPIILNRIRNKN